In the Ipomoea triloba cultivar NCNSP0323 chromosome 6, ASM357664v1 genome, one interval contains:
- the LOC116021548 gene encoding uncharacterized protein LOC116021548, with amino-acid sequence MNQAIQLDHSNSQLALPMKRKRGRPRKDPSLPRMSSVQRPLGVDSVKNSQTPQIEKNIDVNDAMVGKAVTGIVEAVFDAGYLLSVRIGDSNTNLRGIVFKPGHYVPITAENDVAPHVQMIQRNETHQPVENQKHGHKRFRQKTELNGSQLGRHRQVNRASKAMVASLTVVAPSVPPVGARGTVVPVVLQPVNLTNGSSTSQVSSDASQAAFQEKDVQMVTPLAMLPPIGSTTMTNTHVVQPSLTQAGQQVASNILQNENDSVSEKRRDVEHGEETNQILPNDVVMRSKGTEGIQRSSLASENSRQQIGDMNEPPLKETFEAVQPNLHNSKSISKTFMNYGTGRMTELLQALQENLIEIQKPDGRDVAVGMRNESNGMKSTESEDRRGTALQ; translated from the exons ATGAACCAAGCAATTCAACTTGATCATTCCAATAGCCAACTTGCCCTCCCTATGAAGCGAAAACGGGGCCGACCAAGGAAGGACCCCAGTCTTCCTCGTATGAGCAGTGTTCAAAGACCACTGGGTGTTGATAGTGTGAAAAATAGCCAAACCCCGcaaattgagaaaaatattgATGTAAATGATGCCATGGTTGGTAAGGCAGTTACTGGTATTGTTGAGGCTGTGTTTGATGCCGGTTATTTGCTCAGTGTTAGAATTGGAGACAGCAATACCAACCTGAGGGGCATTGTCTTTAAGCCTGGACATTATGTTCCTATAACAGCAGAAAATGATGTTGCTCCACATGTTCAGATGATACAAAGAAATGAAACTCATCAACCAGTAGAGAATCAAAAGCATGGACATAAGCGATTCAGGCAGAAGACTGAGCTGAATGGATCCCAACTTGGACGGCACAGACAAGTAAATCGGGCTTCAAAAGCTATGGTTGCATCCTTGACAGTAGTAGCCCCTTCAGTCCCACCGGTGGGTGCTAGAGGCACCGTGGTTCCTGTTGTACTCCAGCCTGTTAACCTAACAAATGGATCAAGCACTAGTCAAGTGTCTTCGGATGCATCCCAAGCTGCTTTCCAAGAAAAGGATGTGCAGATGGTTACACCCTTAGCTATGCTACCCCCTATTGGATCAACAACCATGACGAACACACATGTAGTACAACCTTCACTAACACAAGCCGGCCAGCAAGTAGCATCAAACATTTTGCAGAATGAAAATGATTCAGTTAGTGAGAAAAGAAGAGATGTCGAGCATGGGGAAGAGACCAACCAAATACTACCGAATGATGTAGTCATGCGTAGCAAAGGTACTGAGGGAATACAGCGATCCTCACTGGCATCAGAAAATTCACGTCAACAAATTGGGGACATGAATGAGCCTCCATTGAAGGAAACTTTCGAAGCTGTACAGCCCAATCTTCACAACTCTAAATCTATTTCCAAGACATTCATGAACTATGGCACTGGCAGGATGACTGAGCTTCTACAG gcTTTGCAGGAAAATTTGATCGAGATCCAGAAACCCGATGGTCGAGACGTGGCAGTTGGTATGAGAAATGAATCTAATGGAATGAAGTCTACAGAAAGTGAGGACAGACGTGGGACAGCTCTTCAATAG